In Sesamum indicum cultivar Zhongzhi No. 13 unplaced genomic scaffold, S_indicum_v1.0 scaffold00228, whole genome shotgun sequence, the DNA window CTCTAATAGTGCAAATTATGCAGGCAACAACCACCTAAAGTGAACGAACCTTCTCTTTCAATCTCATAGATCCTTCCTCTATATATCTTGCAGCACACATCATTTCGAAAAAGTAGATGTTTCAAATATCCAGGAAAGTCCTGTAGAAATGAACTCACTCATTCAACTGTACATGTTACAATCAGCCACAGCTACAAGACATGCTTACGAATGAGTAACAGAGGCTATTTTCACTTAAGATCTTATGTACAAGGAAAACGACAACACCCTCATGAAACTTGAAAGGGTAGGGGTTGGGTAAGCAAAAATGCAAGTCCGCAAACTCCAGCAGAACATGGAGTTCAACGTAGATTGACTGGGAAATTCTTCAGTACTCCTCATTTTCCAACTTCAGACTGGCTTAGCTCGTATGCTGTAACATAGAAATACAATCTCCACAGTGTAACATTGTCCTACAAATGGCCACAAACATTTTAAAGTAAActttaaaagataatataaagTTAACCAGCAGAACAAATAAACCTATTGTTCCCTACCTCCTTATCAAGATCAACATGCACTTCATCACATGAAGATTTCTCTGATAGCTTATTATGCCCAATAATTTCCACAACATAGTCAAGATTCCTGGGCGGTAGATTTTGAATTAGTCTACGAAGCTGTTGCTTCTCGGCAGCGGTCATTGGCCTGTTGGAGAAATTAGGATTATTAAGATAAAGCAAGAATCATTGGCCTGATTAAGATGTCTGAAGAAGGCCTGTCATTCCTAAAAGAAGTCTTTACAATCTCCCTTTTCTCCAgtttaatacaaaatacaatGACACGCGTCTGAATTTCATTCCAGGGAAGCAAGTGAAATGCTTAAAAGAATAAGGAACTCAACAGGGCAAAAGATTAGACTGCATGACCAAGCAGCAAAACAGTAACAAGTTCTGACGTTACCAAGGGgtaataattaactaatatattCCCCTATTTGAAGTACAACATTTAAAGATACCTGCAAGTCGTCATTATAATATTCAGAAGTTCATCAAGATTCTGCTCCATGTGATGCAACTGTCAATAGCATTTCATAAGGGATACAATAGCAATCCTGTGAGTTGTTTAATTCCCGATTATAAGACTGTGAACTCATACATTAATTGGGGAAAGTAGTTCGTCGTGTACAAGTACCGTGTCAGAAAGTTCACCGCAGTGCTTCTTCATCAGTTCCTCAACCTTAGTGCTATCATTCTCTAAAAGAAACCGCAAGTCATCATCAATCTGAGAAAGTAAGAGACACATGAACAGGTTCAATTACCTTTTTTACGACATGAAACTTGTTATAAAGCACTGTTTCATTTCCCAATGTTAACAATGGACATAGATATCTGTTACTTATAACATACCAAGAATTAGGGATAATTTTGCATTTGAGCTATCAGTTATTCTGGCATCCTTTCCTTTTTGAGGAATTAACAGCAGATGATTTACAACTCTCAGGATGTGGTAAATAATgcaataatatatcatttaaattaacaGACTCACTCTTTAAattcatcatataattattatgcaaAACATATGGatatgtcaaatattaaattttgagatacaagcaaaaaatttgttttaaaagaaACTAGTATAGTATTTGGAATCAAGACAAGCTGGAAGATCAGAAAGTAAATATTAGCCAAATCCAAGTATTAGAGGTCGAGTTGCTTTTTTTATTCTACATGTGTGTTTTAGAGAGGTCAAATTCAGCTCAAGGAGAGGATATATGGACACACCATTGTTATCTATCCTTACCTCTGTACTTTTCGCGGTGGCCATAGTATCAGAATTCATAATCGGTCCATCCTTCAGGTTTTTACATATGTAAGTCCACATGCATTGCACAGAGACCAGAAAAATGAGCACATCAGAGTTAAAGGGCATTACACTTTCTTTGACCtctctaacaaataaattagaaatgatCATAACAGTATCTTCACATTTCACCACCAAAATTAATGCAGTAGATCATCGGTCACTTTGATGATGACAatctacaaaaattattagaaatattcagtaatattttttttttttaagcataactaattcaaaattttctttatcaaatttgtgATTGAATATTGAACGGTGATTCAGTGAATGGCAAGAATATGAATGCCGTCCCTGGGGTCACATAACTAGATACAAATATAACCAGATAAATGTTGCAGTGTCTAAAACTCATAGTCCCCCCAACTGCGTGTCCACATCATCTCTCGACTGCAAGACTCAGCAGCATgcttcaattaaaatattgagtgaTGATTTGTATTATCCATTCACATGAGGGTTCATGACAATTCATTTGAACTATATGACATTTAAAAGTGAGGAGAGCAGAAAGTGTCCAAAGCACTTTAACTTCTAAAGATACTCCGAGCATTCCAAGCGATATACTTTGTGATAGAACAGACATTTTGTTTCGCACCGACGCATCCAAAACATATTACGTGTAAGTGTATATGAACGGAAGTAAATAGAGAGCTAGAAAGTTATACATTTAACCAATTTAGCCATCATAAATCCCCCCCTCCAAAGATAACTCACTGTTATTGAGACTTTTTATATTCCAACTTCTACATctacataaaaaaaacagagaCACCTATAAATCTAACTGACAAGGAAAAGACATAAACTCAGGACAGCCTTAGTTCCATTGGGAGCAGGTCTCCAACGAAGGGTACTAGTTTCCTGATACTGGATGCATTTATAAAAGGCTTTGTCGCATAATTCTTTCTCTGTCATTTGCACATTTTTATGCCTTTGCATATAAAAAGGTAAAACAAAAGGGCAACATAAATTGATGCAACAAGATCTTGATAAATGTTTACTAAGATGTGAAAGTGAAAGCAAACAAGCATGTTGAAGTTGCTACATCTGAAAGGCAATGATATAGTTAGCAGAGAATACAAATACATCTCGGAGATGAACAAAATGAGGAATAAGAAACATCAACTGACCCAGATACCAACAACAAAGCATCACAGCCAATAAGTGTAAGAACCACCATTATGGCAAAATAAAGACAAGACGAGACACCTTGAGAACTCAATTGACTCTACAGGCAACAATTATTTAAACGAGAGCCCTTCTGTGTTAGTGTTGTCACTGGACTTACTCCAGATTTCCAATGAATGCCAGCAACTTTTTAAGAATGCGTCTCAAAGTACAAATTGAGAAGGCTGCTCGCCCAAAGTCAAGTAACCCACTCAATCATGTAACAATGACAAATACTGGCCTGGAAGCACGAAAACCAATTTCAAAGGTCAATTCTAACCAGTCTAGCCTCCAATTGGTACCAGGAAGCACAACTTACCTATCAGCTTGGCTATGCCTTGATCTAAAATCCAAATTACCCAGATATTCCCATGGTTGCCCTTGCTATTTTTCCCTTTAGCGTGCCTCTATACCTCCATTCCATATTGCTCTATAAATCTTAACtgttccttttttgttttgggtCGGGATTATGCAAGAAATCAATTCATACAAGACAGAACAAATCGCCTGCCTTTAAATTCCTTTGCTTTTTGcaacaaaatatagttcactacatgaaaatataatataagataGTTAAGAACTACAAAATACAACTTCAAATGCTCCCCAACCTAACCACCATACAAAAAATAGTAAGAGGATGCTCACCGAACATGCAGGTAATACTTTGAGCTTCTTGTGAGGTGGTTCTGGTTCATCAGCCTTGCGTGTTGAGGCATCCAAGCTTAAAATACTTTCTTTGCATCTCAAACATGATCGAATTCGACAAATAGAAAGAATGGGATCTATcatctaaaaacaaaaataaataaataaaaaatatcatgcaTAAACACAAACAGGAGACAAAGAGAAGTCTGTCAACTTTCAACAACTTAATCACAATAGTTGTACTTTTTACAGTTTTCAGCTTCATGTAACTGTGCTGTGCATGAACCTGATTTAGTACATAACACACACCAAATAACAGAGCAAGTGATCTCATATCAGCAGATTAGAGATAAagcaaatttgatgattaCCTCATCAACCTCATGAGTAAGAGTAAAAACACTCTGCCGAAGCAGTGATTTTAATCTTTCCTTTTTGGACTCTGTAAGTAGAGCTCCTATTCCATTAGAAAACAATGATGCAGAACCAATGACACCATTATTATCTTTGGTTCTGCAACTACTCTTAGTTGAGCCCTTTTCTCTGCTGGATTTACAAATGTTTCCAGCTAAAGCAGAAGTTTGATGAGGAGAAGGCAGAAGATCATCTTGAGAAAGAAACTCTGACACCTCATTTCTATAGAAACCAAAGAAGTCTGGTCCTACTATATTGTTTTCCTCAGAAGCAGTCAGATCCCCTGAGTTTTCTGACATAAGAACAAACTCTGCAGCagaaaataattgtttatttatcaGGAAGGGTAGTGGGGATGCGATGGAAAACTCAAGCCAGGGCAAAAACTTGGACCAACAAGCACAAGCATATTAGCCCTTGTTGTGCACCCACATAGAATACAATGCAAAGCCTCCATTTTTCCAAATGTAACATTAGATGACAAAAGTCAAGAAACACTAGGGAAAATACAAGttgttttcaaattatcaTGGCATATAAgcaaaatgcatatatataacaaacCTTTGCCTTTCCAAGGAGACACTATCTTGAGTTTTAATCAGGGGGTGTTTGCAAGCGCgtattttaaatacttatcAACTTATTGCTGGAAAGagcatttttgtcttttagctgttttttttaactacttaaattaagttgatttaaacCAAAGGCTATAAGCAGCTACCTATCAACTTCTACgctttattagttaaattgtaaatatttatactactGTTAACTTACAACTTTTTCCACGACTTATAACACCACAAAAGCAGAAGTTATTGCAAACACCCCTTCAGTATATTCTCTCTGAACTTCGATTtgaattagaaatattattcaatcaTAACTTAAGAAAGTATCACCTATTTTTTCCCATGAGATGAAGAGAACTAAGAAGGCATGAAGCACAAGCATCTTCCACGTGCCCTCGGACCATCCCCTTCTCAAGTGCATGAGTTGGGGAGCTGATAGGAGTGTGCACAGGGCGcctatttttctccttttacCAACTCTACACCGCCAAGTTTGCCTAAACCCTTATCTTGTTGCCATTGTTAATGTGAACTCCAAATATCCTCTCTTCGTATTTTTCCTTGGCAAatgtttcctttttcttcttccattaACTCCACTTAAGAATCTCCTTTTTCCGTTATCAAGCGCTGCAGGCAAGCACATGACCAACGCATAGCGGAGAAGCACACTACCGATGCATAGCGCACCACAACGAGTTAATCTAGTGACACACATTAAGTCCACCCAAagggaaaattaaaaaaaaaatagagtgcATCCCTGCATCCCACCATAAGATTACTGGATCAAGATTCGAGACATTCATATACTCATTTGTTCCGAAGTTTCATTTTAAAGACGCCCCTTCAACTTTAGAACACTACTTTACAAGGTAACAACACATAAACATACAAACTTCCACTGTTTCCACTTTATCTAGAACTCGCGCAAAAGTAGGACCCACGTAATACATTTACTGAGAACGATTTCCTATTAACCCCTACTTCTCATACTGCTCTTTATTGGTTTAGGGGAAAAACATCAAAGCCAAATTAACAAGCAGGCTATAGGTGGGACTAATGGTAAAAATCTCATTTCCATGTCTACAGATGACAAATGGGGCGGATAAAGAGGAGCCCATCCGAACCTATTCGATTCGGATCAAATTTCAGGTTCCTATTTTGGGGACAGTTTTGATTTACAGACGcaactatatttttaacataacattattttattaaatatttataaacaataatcttattgttttgaaaaagaaatattaactgagtaaaggaaaaaataatatttaaccaAGCCTACGGTCTAGACACTCAGTTCTGGAGACAAGGTAGGTCCTAAATGGGTTTGAAGCAAGACAAGGCGGGTTCGGAGTCCAATCATGGTAGAGCGGGTCAGGTCCGAAGGCAAGTAGGTCTCCAATCCGTGAAAACTAAAAGGAGTGTGTCTCGAGTCCAACCATACTTGTCCTGTTGCCATCAGTGTTCATGTCACACCTAAGGCATATAGTATAGTACCCACAAGTTACAACATAATGAATTCCACTATCAATAAATTAGTTTCATCCTCACTTGTCCGACATTCCTAACTCATAACCATTTTGCTTTCTCTTGGACACCCTTATTTTTGTCCAGACAAATGCTTTGTGCATTATCTCTTTTGACATGCAAACAACATAACATTACCTATTCATCATCCTTGCAATAGCTACCCATAGTCATGATGTCAGTTGGAAAGTTCCAAAAAGATTATCATTAACACACCAAGCTCACACTTTGGTTACTTCATTTTCGAAGAAATGGCAGAGCTATAAAAAAGGGTACGTGAAACATATTTAactttgtttggtttcatttctAGTTCATGAaagtagataaaaaataactccaaatatAATGGTAAGAGTGTTGGTTGGTTCAACAGCTCACTATCAAAAGtaccaaaaatcaaaacaaaatatatccTACCCCTTCTTtccatattatttattatacaaaatgatGACACACCTATTATCAACACCTGATTTAACATCTCCAATAATTGTTGTCtcctcaaaatacaaataaaatgtattttaattattttcaaaattttcaaccacTTGAGAAGCATGATATGACGTTTGCAGTAACTTCTATCCCTACTATGGAAAAtgtttttatgcaattttaacaCTTTTCAACCATCTCAAAAATTGTATCAAGCACCAATAACATTCTCTGATATTCACTTCAAATCCTCCAGAGctcaaattcattttcccAAACATCCAAGATCAACACAAATTTACCATTGGAcatagtccataaaaaatatataaaattatagttcataatttaaaaggataTTTTGGCACGAAATGAACTCATTGTTATACGCACATTAGAAccaaagagtatttataatttttcaaataaaaataaataaggtatttaaaaattatgccatacctaataaaaaaatgactaatttaCCGAAAGAAATATTGAAATCCCAATCACTAGGTTCACTCTTccccttaatcaagaaatggggcaaaaagaaaacacacacGAAAAAGTTAGGGATACATAGGGTGGGGGGGAACAGTCAATAAAAGATCTAAAGAAGTAAatcaaaaggaaagaagaaaatcaatgaataaataagaaaCTTGATTTGGattccaaattttttaaaagaaaaaaggcataaaaaaagaaaatttaaacacatttttttccGAACTGCATTTGAATAGAAAAATTCGAAGAACCATTTCAAATCACTTCatgtaaaatatgtttaagaTACATTAAAATAgcacccaaaaagaaaaaaaatcaaaactaacAGTAACGCGTGTGCGTAGCTATCTATAtcctaaacaaaaaataattttataaaatcatgttACCGGAAACTCGAATGTTTCTGATGAATTTGTCATTATCATGTTAAGAAATTTGACAGAAACTTATCGATtcaaacacaatattaaataaacaaaacacTACCTCAGAaaactccaaaaattaaaatcacaacaAAAGGAAGTAAGAAGTTAGAAAACAAGAACCATAGAGCAACAGGGTTCTCAAGACTTACACAGGATCTTTGGAAGCAAATTCTCAAGAACGTCGGAGGAGTCAGCTAATTTTTAGAGGATTTTGGTCTTCAGCCTTTTAAACCTCCTGTTCTTCTCTTTAATCAAAGTCTGGAACATTCAGATATTGGCAGCGTCGATGTATGAACGTGCGGCGGGGGGTGACACATGATATTATGAGTAGCGCGGGGTGGTTACTGTCAATCTAGCTTCGATTTTTCGGGCTATGATTCTACTTCAGATCCTGCACACGTGTCATTTGCAGCCTCTGCCTTCATTCGACCGACTTTTGTCGTTTCATCTTCTAGGGTTCTCTTTCTTTGACCGCttctattttagaaaaagaatgtACATTCTTATGcagggaaaattatttttttaatctgttAAGTACGTtgagttttaattttagttggatgattatgtttatatttttttaaatttaataatttaaaaaattaattgaaaatatcatttttttcatttataatcgAAATATTATATGGTAGGCTAGGTAGAcatattttgagaatttttaaGCTTACGTGGTAATTGAAATGAGATGAAAgatatattagaaatattttaaatcatattataatttataaaaataataatatatattatatgatggGTATGGCCCAATGCATTTCGGTCCAAAAGCAAGTTAAAAAGTCCAGCACTCCACCCCCTGTGCTTGGCCGCGATAATAGGAAGAAGCCCACCGTTCACGGCCTAACACACTCAGCCCAAACTCCTGTAGCCAGCCTAATCCTCATATAGGTGTCAGTCCTCAAAGCTTGCATGGCGCACACATGGGCCCTCCATGTAGGCCCTCCTACTGACAGGGAGTACGTGACAGCAGGAAGGTCTCCCTCAAGTATTCAGACTCTAACATCTAGCAAACTCCTTGCGAGCTGGGAGTTCCCCTTCATCTCGGACTCTCCTCCTCACTTAAATATTAACTCTAACAAACATGATCCCAAATAAATAGGATTCCATCAAACTTTATCTTAACTAATTCTATCCATTTCCCACAAGAATAGGGAGCATTATCAATTCTATGGCAGAGGAGGATACTCTTCTATAAATAAGGGATTCATTCCCGGGCGGACGGACACCCTCAGAAATTTGGTTGCTACTCTGTCTCATCTCTATTACATTCATACACACgactcatttttatttttctatcattACATCTCATTCTTTTAACACTTTTTATCATTTCGaattattattcttcaaaTTCATTACTAACTTGGGCGTTAGAgtgctaatattttattttgcaggtctctttttttttaattttgttttaagcAATCCAGGCCCAACACCTAAGTTGGATTTCGCCAGACTCGTGCTAAAATGGCACCCATCAATTGGCACCATCTGTggaaatttgaataaaaggcGTGTACCATGGAGACAAC includes these proteins:
- the LOC105179875 gene encoding uncharacterized protein LOC105179875 isoform X1 — translated: MSENSGDLTASEENNIVGPDFFGFYRNEVSEFLSQDDLLPSPHQTSALAGNICKSSREKGSTKSSCRTKDNNGVIGSASLFSNGIGALLTESKKERLKSLLRQSVFTLTHEVDEMIDPILSICRIRSCLRCKESILSLDASTRKADEPEPPHKKLKVLPACSDGPIMNSDTMATAKSTEIDDDLRFLLENDSTKVEELMKKHCGELSDTVLVHDELLSPINLHHMEQNLDELLNIIMTTCRPMTAAEKQQLRRLIQNLPPRNLDYVVEIIGHNKLSEKSSCDEVHVDLDKEDNVTLWRLYFYVTAYELSQSEVGK
- the LOC105179875 gene encoding uncharacterized protein LOC105179875 isoform X3, whose protein sequence is MSENSGDLTASEENNIVGPDFFGFYRNEVSEFLSQDDLLPSPHQTSALAGNICKSSREKGSTKSSCRTKDNNGVIGSASLFSNGIGALLTESKKERLKSLLRQSVFTLTHEVDEMIDPILSICRIRSCLRCKESILSLDASTRKADEPEPPHKKLKVLPACSIDDDLRFLLENDSTKVEELMKKHCGELSDTVLVHDELLSPINLHHMEQNLDELLNIIMTTCRPMTAAEKQQLRRLIQNLPPRNLDYVVEIIGHNKLSEKSSCDEVHVDLDKEDNVTLWRLYFYVTAYELSQSEVGK
- the LOC105179875 gene encoding uncharacterized protein LOC105179875 isoform X2, coding for MSENSGDLTASEENNIVGPDFFGFYRNEVSEFLSQDDLLPSPHQTSALAGNICKSSREKGSTKSSCRTKDNNGVIGSASLFSNGIGALLTESKKERLKSLLRQSVFTLTHEVDEMIDPILSICRIRSCLRCKESILSLDASTRKADEPEPPHKKLKVLPACSDGPIMNSDTMATAKSTEIDDDLRFLLENDSTKVEELMKKHCGELSDTLHHMEQNLDELLNIIMTTCRPMTAAEKQQLRRLIQNLPPRNLDYVVEIIGHNKLSEKSSCDEVHVDLDKEDNVTLWRLYFYVTAYELSQSEVGK
- the LOC105179875 gene encoding uncharacterized protein LOC105179875 isoform X5, giving the protein MSENSGDLTASEENNIVGPDFFGFYRNEVSEFLSQDDLLPSPHQTSALAGNICKSSREKGSTKSSCRTKDNNGVIGSASLFSNGIGALLTESKKERLKSLLRQSVFTLTHEVDEMIDPILSICRIRSCLRCKESILSLDASTRKADEPEPPHKKLKVLPACSIDDDLRFLLENDSTKVEELMKKHCGELSDTLHHMEQNLDELLNIIMTTCRPMTAAEKQQLRRLIQNLPPRNLDYVVEIIGHNKLSEKSSCDEVHVDLDKEDNVTLWRLYFYVTAYELSQSEVGK
- the LOC105179875 gene encoding uncharacterized protein LOC105179875 isoform X4; translation: MSENSGDLTASEENNIVGPDFFGFYRNEVSEFLSQDDLLPSPHQTSALAGNICKSSREKGSTKSSCRTKDNNGVIGSASLFSNGIGALLTESKKERLKSLLRQSVFTLTHEVDEMIDPILSICRIRSCLRCKESILSLDASTRKADEPEPPHKKLKVLPACSDGPIMNSDTMATAKSTEIDDDLRFLLENDSTKVEELMKKHCGELSDTVLVHDELLSPINLHHMEQNLDELLNIIMTTCRPMTAAEKQQLRRLIQNLPPRNLDYVVEIIGHNKLSEKSSCDEVHVDLDKEHTS